Genomic DNA from Acipenser ruthenus chromosome 4, fAciRut3.2 maternal haplotype, whole genome shotgun sequence:
actctgtccataggacaacaatcagtcgtatactgcacaaatctggcctttatggaagagtggcaagaagaaagccatttcttaaagatatccataaaaagtgtcgtttacagtttgccacaagccacctgggagacacaccaaacatgtggaagaaggtgctctggtcagatgaaaccaaaatcgaactttttggcaacaatgcaaaacgttatgtttggcgtaaaagcaacacagctcatcacccagaacacaccatccccactgtcaaacatggtggtggcatgaaaacttgaattaaataaaactaaaacttgAATTAAATGCCTCCGGCGttcatttacaatatttgccagcagaccggCGATTAATTGAGACTGGCGTTTACATTAGATCACTTGCTTCACatgcttcacatgcttcatgcggtcattgagaagccgctaacacacaaccttgtagcaacatcgtaactcaatttaaacattccagaaactttgttaaaatgttgtgtgtcagtgggaactaagtaacaattttgttttataataaaattaaattgtatcgtacaccctcaagtataaagcaaaagtattattacagtctttttatatgcactggttaacaaggatacggtacgCAAAAcgctggaaaatgaacaagcagaagtacgaatttatatttaaaaacggaattagatctaacattgttaataataataataataataataataataataataataataataataatgcaaacttctaaaatatttttaaaaatggaaaataaaagcaataagtatcattatcaaaaataatatattatttaatctcaaacttgtacatttttaatacaacaagaggtttgtatctggcctactttcagcacgcttcaaattgtcaaaacttttaataacgtaataactcATTAAACacatatgcattacatgtaggtcTACCTTAAATCACCTATTATCAGTtaattacgctcaagctcctcctcatgttcctcagcttcaatggcaatgacagagacctggcatttaatagagacctggcatttaattacagtatttgccagcagaccctgCGCTTATTGGAGACaagcgattatttgagacccggcaagttttacggtatatatattatttgaagttttacggtatatatatatatatatatatatatatatatatatatatatatacacagtgcctatagaaagtctacactgcctagaacttttttcacattttgttgtgtcagtgcctcagtttcatgcatttaaatgaggattttttccacttatctacacaccatactccacactgttaaggtgaaaaaagtttttattgagaaaaaaatcatatattaaaaatacaaaactgaaagatcataattggagaAGTCTCCACcctcctgagttaatacttggtggaagcacctttggcagcaattacagctgtgtgcgtgttgggataggtctctaccaactttacacacctagatttggcaatattggaccattcttctttacaaaactgttcaagatcTGTCAAGTTCCTGGGGGAGCgatcatgccacaaattttcgattggatttaggtcagggctctgactgggccactcaaggacatttacctttttgttccttagctactccagtgtagctttggctgtgtgttttgggtcgttgtcatgctgaaacatgaacttccgtcccagtttcagctttatTGCGGAGggcaacaggttttcctcaaggacttctctgtacatTGCTCCactcattttcccttctatcctgacaagtgtccCAGTctctgccgatgagaaacatccccataacatgatgctgccaccaccatgcttcacagtagggatggtgttctttgggtgatgcgctgtgttgggtttgcaccaaacataacgctttgcatttaggccaaaaaagttccattttagttttgtcagaccacaaaactttttgccacatggctacagaatctccttagtgttttttgcatacttcaagcAGGATTCAatgtgggctttcttgagtaatggcttccttcttgacaccctaccatacaggccagatttgtggagtgcttgggatactgttgtcacatgcacacttggccttaaaagcctgtagctcttgcaaagttgccattggcctcttggtagcctctctgatcagtctccttgctcggttatccagtttggagggatggtcTGATCTAGGCacggtcttggtggtgccatacacctaccacttcttaataatcatcttgaccgtgctccaagggatattcaaggcctttgatatttttttatacccatcccctgatctgtacctttcaacagctttgtcccagagttcttttgaaagcaccttggtgctcatggttgagtctttgctttgaaatgcactacccagcagtgggaacctacaggaactgctgaatttatcctgaaatcatgtgaatcactacaattgaacacaggtggaggccacttaacttggtgtgtgattttgaaggcgattggttacacatgagctaatttaggattgctattaaaAGGGGGGTGGacaccccttggacttttccacattttgtagtgttacaacctggaattaaaatggatttaactgggatttttaccatttgatttacacaacatacttaacactttgaaggtgcaaaatattttttattgtgacacaaaagttaattaaaccaaaaaatacatttgttggttgcataagtattcacccccctgagtcaatacttgttAGAAGCACCTtcggcagcaattacagctgagagtctttttgggtaagtctctaccagaatctaacagattctcaatcagattgaggtctgggccaTTCTAAatcattcaggttcttgtttttaaaccactacagtgtagctttggctgtgtgtttagggtcattgtcctgctggaaggtgaacctccgccccagtcccaggtctcttgcagactgaaacaggttttcctctagaatttccctgtatttgattccatccatcttgccctcaatcctgaccagtttcccagtccctgacgATGAAaagcaccaccatgcttcactgtggggatggtgttctcagggtgatgagcagtgttggctttgcgccataCATAGTGTTTTGTGCTATggtcaaaaagttcaattttggtctcatcagaccagagaacctttttccacatgtttgctgtgtctcccacatgccttatggcaaaatccaaacgggattttatatgggctttcttctcgccactcttccataaagcccagctttgtggagcgtccgggttatagttgtcccatggacagtttctcccatctccgCTGTGGatttctccagctccttcagagttaccattggccttttggttgcttctctgactaatgccctccttacctggtcactgagttttggtggacggccttctctaggcagagtcgcggttgtgccatattctttccattttgtaacaatggatttaacggtgctccgggggatgttcaaagtttgggatatttttttataacccaaccctgattggtgcttctccagaactttatcccggacttgttttgatagctccttggtcttcatgatgctgtttgtttacatatgCTCTCTAATAAACTccggggccttccagaaacaggtgtatttaatctgagatcatgtgacactaattgcacacaggtggactccatcaactaattatgtgacttctgaaggcaattggttccaccagagcttatttaggggtgacacagggggtgaatacttatgcaatcaagacttttcagttttttatttataaataattttgaaaaatatgtagattatTTTCCCcacgacattatggactattttgtgtagatcagtgacaaaaaatcctaattaaagccattttaattccaggttgtaacactacaaaatgtggaaaagtccaaggggagtgaatactggaatatgcaaggcactgtaatttttatatatatatatatatatatatatatatatatatatatatatatatatagtaataaaacTTGCACCACTCGCGGttcccctttaaaaacacagacccaggacacagaaattgatttttgaagcacactattttttaaataacagaaacaaaataaagaaaacaaacacctagctctttcttgagcactaactaaacacaacacaggaacctaactataagacaggacagctaagctgtttacctgtaacaaaacattcaaacaaaacaaaatcagacaggtttacactaccttttcttttcatacgcttgtgcacactaacaagcaggctctccacacagcagcccagaacagactggctgctttctttaaataccctgcacctggctctaagttacaataatagccaggtgcaggggatcattactaattaaacaatttaaaattaaacaattaaattcaaccagtgtgcatttgcacatggttttcatgcagggaggatattaaccccctccctgctatcttactATATATTATAACTTACTCTCCTGCAGTTGCTGTActctgacttttaaaacgctTTTGACAactttcacgtgatttgattggctcatgTAATGCTGAAATCTGCATATTCcgattacccataattctatTATTACTGCTTTGCCTTTCtcccaccttaactcgaaagctacttgtataTATAGAGGATAACTGAATGCTCGTTCGTGGTATACGGTTTTTATTCACCGATAGAACCTTGAGATCAGTCTGTCAGTTTGCAGCCTCTCTAGCTTTACTGGTTTTAATGAAGGGGCTGCAGGATGCTCAGATAAGTCAGATGACGTCAAatcggtaactggcatttcttgattAAACTTGTTCTCAAGGAAATCgggagtccaaatcaaaacaacaatagaaatttgaaattatttcacacattttaaagttgttataaaacatgtATCAGTGGCAATATTGTTTGAACTACCGACACACAGCTcggtcctgaatttcagcagcacaccactggataatgtaaaaaaagagaTTCAAAACCAGTCCTGGTAAGCATGTTATCCactcttagggcagcagtgtggagtagtggttagggctctggactcttgaccggaaggtcaagggttcaatcccaggaggggaaactgctgctgtacccttgagcaaggtactttacctagattgctccagtaaaaacccaactgtataaatgggtaattgtatgtaaaaataatgtgatatcctgtaacaattgtaagtcgccctgccacatctgctaagaaataataataataatgttattccACTCAAGTGAGATAACACAAATATATCCCATGCTAGTGGGTATATCTAGTGTGGGATATACTTTTGTTATCTCACTTGAGTGGGATACCATAAGTGGGATAACATGgagtataactgcagtgtacaaaaaggAAGATGTACAcaatatgtttaaatgtttaaagaacATGTATTTCAGGATGTtacggacaaaagcccttctcagctgtgcagaaagaaaagtaaacacagtgaaggaaacttttttttaagaattcTGTGGATAATGTCATGATTAAGTAAAACGTTCATTGCAAGAGGTTCCAAAATTcctagtttgaagataaactcacaTTCCCTTTGTTTACAAGCATGGAACAAATGCTTTtgatcaaaatatatatatattataatatatttaagaACTTTAGTAAACTagcacattgaaataataataataatcctgttgtTTTATCATGTGCTCTTGTGTCTGTCAGTACAGTAAGTGTCGTATCTATCATAAGCAGGTATTGGATGAGAAACattgtttaaatgaagcaatgttGTGACATTTATTGTCCGCTTTGAGTCAGTATGAACCTTTATTGTCATGGATTATTGtcaagccttcaatgaagaaaaccttgtaccaacagttaaacatggaggtagTTTATCATGATATGAGGGTGTTTAAGCAGTTCAGGCACCATATacatcagcagcagtgtggagtagtggttagggctctggactcttgaccagagggttgtgggttcaatccctggtggggtgacactgctgctgtacccttgagcaaggtactttacctagattgctccagtaaaaacccaactgtataaatgggtaattgtatgtaaaaataatgtgtaaaaaagaatgtaattgtatgtaaaaataatgtgatatcttgtaacaattgtaagtcgccctggataagggcgtctgctaagaaataaataataataataatatacattcatGTGatcaaatgaatgcagccatgtatacAAACATTCTATAAAGTACAGTGATACCATCTGCTCATacgctgattggcagacagtttatcttccaacacaacaAGGACCCAAAGCATTCCCATACGgaagaaaaatatatgtttaatatattatttaaaatatattgaatgacaaaataatatattcaaatgttaagtggataatatatgtaaaaaaatattaaatacatttttaatatatagaaattggccggATTTCATATAtgtaacaatacaataacaatatatgaaaaatatgtagtttaattatagttttcatacttttataatatattaatcacatatgaaacatacatttaaaatgtatgtattatatagtATGAATACATGGTATATTGCATGTTTTCAtacttttacaatatatttataatatattaaccACATAtgaaccatacatttaaaatgtatttattatatagtatGAATACATGGTATCAtgtcaaaaatatatgtttaatacatgttattatatatatacacacattaataacatatatagaaatatatatttcaataaatgtatgatataataattaaaatgttgtgttGGTAATGTATTTACtcatatatggaaaaatgtgaatTTACATATGTAAACGTGTGATGCAGGAAAAGAGTAATACAAATTGATCACTTCACATGCAATAACAGTTTGCAAAGTTTTGTGGACTGCTACAGTAGTACGATAAATAAAATGCACCcattttataaatttataaaactTTATTGAACAGTTATCAGTTTGAGCCCTCATCTGAGCGACTGCAAAATCTTGTTTACAATCTTGTTATAAACAGAGTTGGAGTTTCActgaattacttaaaaaaaaaaaaacattactttcatCCCCTAATATTTCTCAGATATACACATGTACATTATCACTATAGATACAATAACACTACTGTAAATTAACACTATTTCTTACGGCAAGCCGAATCATCATTTAGAGATACCTTCAAATATTTGAAGGTATCTCTAACTGGCAGTTTGGCCCTGTAGCTCGCCAAACAGACATattgaaatatttgaagatatcttaaaataattgaaaacGGTAGGAAACCATGGTAAAAGTAAGGTAAATCAATGGTAAAAGtgcaaaaacattacaataaagtCAACAGGGAAAACTTCAATAAGggatgtttcatttgttttcgaaattaaacatctaaataaaatacaggggAAACCTAAAACAGAACTAGAACTACCACACAGTTTATGACTTCTAAGCCCAGTACCAGTATCAGTTAGTATCATTAAAGccttgtgtatttttgtgtgcgTTTTTCTTTATTCCATACCTAAGTTCAGCTATTTTCCCATTAATTACAGAACCAATCTGTGATTTGGTGGCAAGTGGAAATTTCATCAGAGTTGCAgctgaaaaggaaaagaaagtttttaaaaaatacatacttgaGATATAACATTCAAAAGCACTATATGAATCACCATTttttgcaagttaaaaaaaaaaaaaaacaattgtacacTCTTACTACTGACCAGCTCAGTTTGTTTCGATGTTTGAATGCTAAGAAACCCATTTTTATTGAGAACTAAATGCAATTCTTTAGTGTTTACCTATCCATATTCAATTGTCAACCAGTACAGTAGTGAGTGCAGGACAAAGCCTGTTCATAGCaccatacatttatttacagacggtcgtggattcaatctcaggtgggggaccctTCTGTTGTACCTTTGAACAAGGTGctatacctagattgctacagtaattatagtatatatatatatacacatacatatatatatatatatatatatatatatatatatatatatatatatatatatatgggtaattgcatgtaaaaataatgtgatataattgtaacaattgtaagttgccctggataaggatgtctgctaagaaatacatacataataacaaacatattgaattcaaaactatttttaagTGAAAATAGGCTCTATGGAAGAAAAATTATGGACATCTACAAAAAGAAGGtttaaaagcatttaattaaTAACTCTTAAAAACACTCACCGTATATGGCATTCACTTTGTTGGGATCCAAGGCCTCTCTTCTTTCCCCATGTTTCTGTCGTTTGCCACTTCCACCACGTAAATTACTTTTTACTAAAGTTTCAATGTCAAACACAGAGAGCATAGCATTTCTCACAAATGAAGTGTAGGAAGTAGCCTTATTTGTTATTGTCCAAGCCAGCTGGTCTATATACACTCCACTTCCTGGATGAATTTCCACCTGTTTAAAGAAgaaataagttttatttttataacaaataaaccaagaaaaaaacataaatatgtgGCATTTTCTCAAAACCAGGATTCGGGTAATCCTCTAGCTTGTTCTTGATTCTAGGAAATTGTGTCCTTGCAAATATCATGACTTTATAAGCCTTGATTTAAAATTAATGCTATCTATGGCTCCTTTAAAAGTCTGTGCTTGTCaataaggtaaaatacaccactgaGAATTGACCTTGAAGAGTCTGGTTTTGGGTGAGCATGTATGACCTCTATAGCATCAAGAACCCAGTTACAATAAAGCCGCTTTCACACTGTCACTGACACGGTGTCAAGCGGGTCGGCCGAGAGGTTTCAGACTGCAGTTTATCGACCCGGGACAGGAGCGGCAACAACGCAATGtgcagactaaaaaaaaaaacgtcatttCGCCTCGCTCGACCCGGACCTCCTGAAGTGGGTCGCCTCCTACCCGGGTAAGTGCTTTCACAGTAGCAAAAAAATTACCCGGGTCACCGATAAGCGTGTCATGACCCGGGTCGGAGTGCCAGTGTCAAAAGGGCTTAAGCCTATGATGCAGTCCTCACAAACGCAATAATGATCTACTTGTCTGTTGTGGATGACATGtacaagccaaaacaaaaagtcatTAATTGTTAAAGAACTGCAGAAGTGTCATGGTAAAGtataataaaactaattaaattacTGCTCTACAAATTCATATTAAGTTTTCAATTAAATTGGGTTAAATTTGCAAGCTATAAAAAGGATAATGATTCACTGACATATATAAAAGACTGGTTACCACTGCCTGTAATACAACACACTGTTACCTTGTCAAGTTGTCTTCCATTTCCTTGTGATTGAGGAATTGAGGATATGGACACAGTTGATCCTGCAGACGACGCAGCATACCGTGGACTTCCACAAAGACAATTTGcctcactgtcaatagagtggtCAGTAGGACCAGAGTTGTCCCTCTTTCCTAGCTCCTCAATTTTGTCCAATATCACAGGGATAGCTGCAATTATACAATATTCGGCTTTATGAAAACCTTTGCAATTCTCTGTTCTACTTcgtcttttctttttcaaaatttgGAAATCGGCAAGCTTTTTTTATACCCCCCCCAATTAGAAATCACCAATTGTATGGACTAATCAAGTAAAGGCAGGTTCACAACGCAGTTGATGTTGATACCAATACCATTGTCTTAACCCATAGGGGCAGCGCCTTAATCAatcatcaattaattaattaattaattaaattaattaatctaATAATTTGCCAGTTTTACGTATGGTTCCAGAATAAACaggagtttgtttttttccacaaATATGTGCATTTCTTAACTTATTTATTAGTCTTTATTAATATAATGCTCCTGACGCTATACTATATTTATTCTGCTTGAAACAATAATGCTTACCTCCAACTACCATTTCCTTGAGCTTCTTATTCTCCTGTTCTAGTTCTTGAATTTTAGTTTTAAGTTGTTGTACCTCTCCATCCTCTTTATTAGTTTGCGGTTTCTTAGTCAGCTGATTCCGAATTTCAGTAGACCTTTGTTGCTTTGCAGATGCTTTAGTCTTTGAgttctaaataaacaaaccaaaaacatttttttttactgctgtctAAAATAACTGCGGAACTCAATACTGTACCATCAACAGCGTCCACTTGTAGCCTTCTGTGACAGATACTGCTTCCTACCTAGGGCCTAATTGCAAATTAAAACCCAGTATTAATGGCAGATTCCCTCAGGCGTAGAAGACTGTAACCttgtgacaaacaaaaaaaagataccaTCAGCACCAGATTTGTAACTTATGATtagtgggtcaaagttttgatttggtccttgCATCACaccttaaaataaatgtagtatgTTGTTCAGTCTTAAAatttaacaaaaatgttaaaTAGCAATGTTTACCTGGCACACTTGAGTGTCTTTGGTGTCACTGCTGGATTCATCAGCATATCTGCTATTTTgaaatttctttcttttcaaagctgGAGTCTCTTCTGCTCTTGTCATTGCATCACGCATTTGAACAAGTTCCAACTGTCTTtcttaaaaatgaaacagaaaggaTCATAATTAATCAATACTCAACAAGTTGTTTTCTTGTATTTCAAAAGTATTACATGTTAAAGTAACTAGGAAGATATTggttgtttaaaattaaaaaataataataaatttactacatttataattatgtagtgtgcttatttttttctaattacttCCAAATGAGTAATTTATACAGAGAATCTAACAGCAGTCACCTAAAATTCGGGATGCAGTACTACTACTAGGCCATAGCTATTGTTGCTGGCCTTTCTTGACTTCATGTGATAcagtaattaactttttttttcaacctacgattaaaatatgtatttccattttttacTACTTACAAAGATCGTAATTGCTAATGCATCTCTATATCTCAAAGTTGTGGTAAATATGGTATACTAACCTCCCACTTTCTCCACTTCACAATCGAAAGCTTGCCATCCTTCACGTGGTCGTTTACTCCCTCTTCTCCACTCTGCGACATAATGGCGCTCATCTTCGTCGCCTTCTTCTTCAAAATCCTCTATATTAAATCCTTTAATCCACTCAGTAGGAATTACACTCAATTTACCGTCATCGTCGCCATTTACCCACTTTACTAGTGCGAACATGCTTGCTCCGTCTCTCTGTGCACCTTCCCAACTGAAAGTCAGCACGAAACGTGTGATGATTTCACTTCCTGTCGGCCAAAAAATACGACGTccagataaatacaaataaatcgaataaaaaagaaatatgaaaaccCCGATCCCTTTTATGTTTCTAATTAATAATTTGGCtagataaatatatattattttgtttccttTAGTGTTTTGAAAGCGAATTTGTCAGACAACGGAACTGAAAGTAGGAGGAGCTGTGTGCGACGTCAGCAGCCATAACGCACATGAGCTGCTGTAGTGTTAACATAATGTCTTTCTCATTGTTGGCTGCTTGTGATTTAAGTAATCCATGCAATGTACTTTTACACAGTTTTTTAGGCTGGCACGTGGGCTGTAAATTATGAGTGATTATAATAAAAACGACATCACCACAGAACAGCGTGGCTACAAACGCTACCTGGCTGACCAAATGGCTGTTCCAGGAAGAACACTTAGACGATGGAAAAGGATAAGGCAAGTAGCTTCACTagtgtttaatttattaaagctgttcAGTCATAATACGATAGTATATATtctaaacctttatttttattttataggaaCAAGGAACAATCAAGTCAAGCAGAAACAACGGTGAGTAAAGTATTTCAACCTAGGCTGTACATAATATAGGCACAGTTAAAACCTGTTAAAATGATAGTAAAACAAGTGAAATAACGAGATCTACTATTTGTTTTGTAGAATAAATAGAAAGCGCTACAAATGATTTAGGATTAATTCTGAAGGAAGTAGTTAATTTTCAAACGGCCGTGTTTGGTAGTTGATTGCACATTACTGTGTGGCTTATTCTGTGTATAATATTTTTTGTACTTTGTTAAATGCAATTGATTTACTGTTTATGTGTGGGTGTGCGTCTGTAGGGTTCTTTAACACATGACGAGATTCGTACTGTAAGCAACATTGAAGATGATGACAGTCTAGAAACTGATGAAGACGTTGATGTACCAGAATCCAGTAATCTATCAGAAGAACGGGAACCTGAAATAACCCCAAATGAACAGGAGAATGCAGATCTTGAGTCAATTACCACGGTAAAGTGCTAGTAATTTTTGTTATTATGTGCTAATGTAGTATAATGTGTAATGCTATATAAAGTAATATATctaatagaaacttttttttaaaatttaaattttacctttttgctgtttctgttaaaataaatgtgaccATTTAAAGCTATAAACGTCTGTATACAGGCACAAATGCAGGAATATGTTAATCTAATAGTTGCTCATGAATTGTAATAATTTATCTGTTCAATAATATCATGTTTATTTTAGAGCTTTTACAAAACACTAAATAGAAACAATATAATTGCAGCACATGTATATTTGTAATACTATAAATGTAGATTTAATTATAGCCTTACCAAACGTttaattgttaaaatacataaatatgttaatgaaaaaataGGAATCAATCATGATAGCTTTGAAAATGAGTGTGATGGTGCTATGATATGAGACGAGTATGATGGCATAGTGTAATTTTCCCATTGCTTGGGGAGAGCCACAAACTATATAGGATGTAAATGTGCATATTTTTCAATTACAGGAACAGGACATTGAGAATCCTGGCAGTGAACCTTTTCATTATCTTGATGAATCTACACAAGAAAAGTACCTGCAAGAGGTTTGTGTATATTATTGTGTCTTACCCTATAGTACCCACTGCATAGTGTATTTTAAATCAGCATTCTTTTTAGTGGTAATGAAG
This window encodes:
- the LOC117420178 gene encoding BEN domain-containing protein 5-like — protein: MFALVKWVNGDDDGKLSVIPTEWIKGFNIEDFEEEGDEDERHYVAEWRRGSKRPREGWQAFDCEVEKVGERQLELVQMRDAMTRAEETPALKRKKFQNSRYADESSSDTKDTQVCQNSKTKASAKQQRSTEIRNQLTKKPQTNKEDGEVQQLKTKIQELEQENKKLKEMVVGAIPVILDKIEELGKRDNSGPTDHSIDSEANCLCGSPRYAASSAGSTVSISSIPQSQGNGRQLDKVEIHPGSGVYIDQLAWTITNKATSYTSFVRNAMLSVFDIETLVKSNLRGGSGKRQKHGERREALDPNKVNAIYAATLMKFPLATKSQIGSVINGKIAELRYGIKKNAHKNTQGFNDTN
- the LOC117420176 gene encoding uncharacterized protein LOC117420176, with amino-acid sequence MSDYNKNDITTEQRGYKRYLADQMAVPGRTLRRWKRIRNKEQSSQAETTGSLTHDEIRTVSNIEDDDSLETDEDVDVPESSNLSEEREPEITPNEQENADLESITTEQDIENPGSEPFHYLDESTQEKYLQEDDKVYSSQQQNGLLLMALKMKHKLTKEAVSDMLDIINLLAGKDTVPQSWYHLEKPFEGLKYFVEIHHVCNFCESYLGKETYLL